The Vicinamibacterales bacterium DNA segment CGCGCCTACCCGGGTGACGTCATCGGCCTGCCCAACCCCGGCAAGTTCGCCATCGGCGACACGCTGTACGTCGGCGCGCCCGTCAGCTACCCGCCCGTGCCCCGCTTCCCGCCCGAGCACTTCGGCCGGGCGCGGCTCCTGGACCAGCGCTCCAAGCAGTTCGACGTGGGCGTCCGGCAGCTGGAGGAGGAGGGCCTGATGCAGGTCGTCTTCCCCGTCCACGGACGTCGCGAGCCGATCCTGGGCGTGGTGGGTCCGCTGCAGCTCGACATCGTCGAGGCGCGCCTCAAGCAGGAGTACGGCCTGGAGTGCAAGATCGAGCCGATCTCGTACGCCGCCATGCGCTGGGTGACCGCGGACCCGCAGACCCTGAGCGACATCGAGAACCGCTCCACCGGGATCATGCGGGCGGTGGATCGCCACGAGCAGCCGGTCCTGCTCTTCGAGACGCCGTGGCACCTGAACTACCTCCAGCAGCAGCACCCGAAGCTGGAGCTGAAGTCCGTCGGCTGAGGGTTACACTAGCGGCATGGGCGTCCTCGAACGGTACGGGCTCGAGCCCGACCCGGTCATCGAGTACTACAAGCGAGACGTGGACAGGAGCCTGCTCCGCGAGCACTTGAAGCTGACGCCCCAGCAGCGACTCGAACGAGTCATGGCGTTCGCCCGCGATCTCGAACGGCTCCGCGCCGCGCGCGGTGCCAAGGCGCCAGCCGCGAGTCCTGACGCGTGACACCCGATCTCCTCGGGTTCGTTCGAGTGCTGTCAGCGGCGGGCGTCGACTATGTGGTCGTGGGAGGCGTGGCCGCCAACCTGCATGGCGCGCTCCGAACCACGCTCGACCTGGATGTGGTCTACGCGAGGACGCCAGACAACATCGACCGGCTCGTCGGCGCCCTCGCGCCGTACCGACCGTATCTGCGCGGCGCACCCGAAGGCCTGCCGTTCGCGTTCGACGCGGCGACGATCGCGCGGGGCCTCAACTTCATGCTGGTGACGACGCTCGGCGACCTCGACCTGCTGGGTGACGTCGCCGGCGGCGGGACGTTCGAGGCCCTGGTCGGGCATTCGGACACGGTGACCATCGACGGTTTCGCGTGCCGAGTCGTGTCGCTCCCGCAATTGATCGCGCTGAAGCGCGCGGCCGGCCGCCCGAAGGACCGCGAGGCGCTGGCGGAACTCGAGGCGCTCCTGGAGGAGCGCGACGACACGCCGCCCCGGCCCTGACGGCCCCCGCCCGCCGAGCCGCCGATTCCAACCCGGCGCCCCAGGCCGCCGTCCAAGCCGGGCGAGGTGAGGCACATGGGCGGACGGCGCTGGCGGACGACGGCGGGACTCACGGTGGCGGCGCTGGCGCTCGGCGCGTGTAGCGCGGGGCTGGCCCAGTCGTCACAGGCGGCGGGCGGGACCCAGGCGGCCACGAGAACGGGCCAGTGGACGTCCGAGAGCCGGCAGTGGCGGGATGACGACGGCCGGCGACGACTGCAGCTCAACCTGAGAACCGACGGTGGCCGCGACCGCTGGGGCTTCGGCGTGCGGCTCGCCGACCTCCAGGGACTGCCTGAAGCGGCCGCCGACGGGACGGCCTCCGGCGTGGCGTTCTCGCTGCGCCGCGAGGCGGGCACGTTCCGTTTCGAAGGCTCGTTCGACGATGGACGGGGGGCCGGCGACTTCCGCTTCACGGCGGACCCGGCCTTTGCCTCGGCGATGGCCAGCCTGGGCTATCGCGACATCCCCGCCGACGACGTCATGCGCCTGGCCGTGCTGGACGTGAGCTCGACCTTCGCCCGCGAGATCCGCGACGCCGGGCAGACCGGCCTGTCGCTCGACGATCTGCGCCGCTTCAGGATCCACGGCGTATCGGCCGCCGTCATCAGGGACCTGGCGTCACTCGGCTATCGAGACCTCGATCCGGAGACGCTGGTCCGCTTCCGGATCCACGGCGCCACGCCCGACGTCATCCGCGCCTACCAGGCCGCGGGGCTCCGGGACCTCTCGCCCAACGACCTCGTCCGCCTCCGCATCCACGGCGTCACCAAGGAGTTCATCCGGGACATGGCCGCGCGAGGCTACCGCGACCTCGACGCCGAGGACCTGACCACGATGCGCATCCACGGCGTCACCGTGGCCGAGGTGGACGAGCTGGCGAGCCTCGGCTTCAAGGACCTGTCGACGGAGGATCTGGTGCAGTTCCGCATCCACGGCGTCCGGCCGGCCTACATCCGCGAGATCCGCGCGGCCGGCATCAGCGGCGGCGACGAGCGCGACTACGTCCAGATGCGCATCCACGGCGTGAGCGTGGCCATGCTGAAGGACGCCCGCGACGACGGCGACACGATCACGTCCGCCCGGGACGCCGTGCAGTACGCCATCCACGGCCGCCGCTGGCGCCGCCGGTAGCGCGGCTCACGGTGCCTCGCGAAGGTGAAGCCCGTCCCCCTGGTCCCTGGTCCCTGGTCTCTGGGTCGTCAGACCTTCAAGCCGTAGCGATCGCGGAGGATCCCGGCGTGGTGCTGGAAGTGCCCGGGAATCAGCCACGCGAGCGCCTTGGCCGTGACGCGCAGGTTGTTCGCCAGGCCTTCACGCTCGAGCGCCGCCGCGTCCAGCGAGTCGATGAGGGCCCGGGAGGCCCGCCGGACGATGGCCAGTTCCGCGACGACGCCGGCCAGGGAGCGCGCGTCGTAGCCCGCCACGGTCTGCCAGGCCTGCTCGTCGAACCCGGCGAGCGGCGTGGCATCGCCGCGGGCGATGCGCAGCAGGCGATACGCGAACACGCGCTCGGTGTCCGCCATGTGGCCGACGACCTGGCTCACGGTCCACTTCCCCTCGGCATAGCGATGCGCGGCCTTGGCCTCGGGCCAGCCGGCCATGGCGGCAAGCAGGCCGTCCTGGGCGTTGAGGAGCTCGCGCGCGTCGTTCACCGAGGCGGACGCATCGAGGTAGGGCTGGTAGAACGGGGCGTAGTCGCCGGGCTGGGGTCGGCCGATCGTCATCGCTGGGCTCCTGTGGCTTCGGCCAGGCGGTCGGCCACCGGGCCGAGGCTGGCCAGACCGTAGACATCTCGAGGGTACTGCGGCAGGTACACACGCGGGCGACTGCCGAACCGTGTCTCGATCTCGTCGAGATAGACACGCTCCTGGGCCCGCCGCGCCTGGAGGAACGCATCGGTCGTGTCGGTGGGCAGCACGCGGTTCACGACCAGGCCGCCGATCTTCACGCCCGTCTCGTCCAGCTGGACGAGGGCGCGCGCCGTCTCCTCGATGGGCAGGCGCTCGGGCACCAGCACGAGGACGAACGCGCTCGTCCGGCCGCTGAGCAGCCGCGCCCGCAAACGCTGCAGCCGATCGATGCGGTCGTTGAGCGAGACCAGGATCGGATCCTCGCGGTCGTCTCCCTCGACGCCCAGCATGGCCCGGCGGGAGCGTGCCAGCGCCCGCATCCACGCGTCCATCAGTTCGGGCATCTTCACCAGGCGCAGCGTGTGGCCGGTGGGCGCGGTGTCGAACACGACGAGGTCGAAGCGCGTGTCCTCCCCACGGATGAGGGCGCCCATCCGGTCGAAGAGCGCCACCTCCTCGGCGCCGGGCATGCTCGCGGCGAGGTCGATCTGCTTGAAGGCTTCCTTCAGGATGGAGTGGCCGAAGAGAGCGCGGACGCGATCCTTCACTTCCGCCACGTAGCGGGCGGACTCGGTGGCGGCGTCGATCTCGAGGCCCCAGAGGTTCGGGAGGAGCTCCACGGGCTCGGGGCCGATGGGACGCTCGAAGATGTCCGCCGTGGAGTGGGCGGGGTCCGTGGACACCAGCAGCACCCGCCGGCCGGCGCGGCTCGCGGCCAGGGCCGTGGCGGCGGCGCACGTCGTCTTGCCGACGCCGCCCTTGCCACCGAAGAAGAGCACCTCGCGGTCGAGCAGCCCCGTGAACGACGCCATCAGCAGCAGGGCAGGCTGCCCACGGGCGAGCGATCCATGCCCATCCGCCGGTGCCACAGGTGGAACTGCTCGAGCAGGTGCGGATAGATGTCCAGCAGATAGAACGTCGCCGGATTGGGCAGGCCGACGACCTCCATGTAGCAGAGCAGCAGGAAGTAGTCGTTCAGGTCGGCCGCCTGCAGCCGCATCTCGCGCTCGAAGCGGCCGTACGCGAGGCCGTGCATGAAGTCGCGGAGATTCTGGCGGACGGACACGAGGACATCGTAGTCGGGGCTCGGGGCCCGGGGCTAGGGGTTCGGGGCGTGGGGGCTCGGGCTGGCGGCCAGGGGGCAGGTAGAGTATTGGGCGATGAGTGCTCCGAGCACGACCACGGCGCCGGCCGGATGGCGCGGCCGGATGCCGGCGGGCGTGCGGCCGTACCTGGAGGCGGCGCCGCTGGCGGCCGCGTTCCTCGGGATCTCGTCGGGGTTCGGCTTCGCCATGATCGCGGCCACGCTCACGACGCGCCTGGCGCAGTACGGCATCCGGAAGAGCGCGGTCACGGCGTTCGCACTGACGTTCCTGGCCTACAACTTCAAGTTCCTGTGGGCGCCGTTCCTGGACAGCGTGCGGGTGCCGGTCCTGTGGCGCTACGGGCAGCGGCGCTCGTGGCTGTGGCTCGTCGGCGTGCTGCTGATGGCGGCGGTCATGTACCTGGGCGCGCTGAATCCGGTGACGTCGCTGCCGCAGGTGGCCACCGCCGCGATCCTGGTCGGCATCCTCGGCGCCACGTTCGACATCGTCATCGATGCCTACCGGATCGAACTCCTCGAGCCCCGGCAGCTCGGCGTGGGCTCGGGGATGTCGCAGTACGGCTGGCGCGTCGGCTCGGCCGCGTCCGGCGCGCTGGCGCTCGTGGTGGCGGCGCGCTACGGGTGGGCCGCCGCCTACACCGCCGCCACGCTCTTCGCGCTGCCGGCGATGCTCGCGGGCGCCGTGATGGGCGAACCCGCGCGCCGGCAGCCGCCGAAGCCGACGACCGGGCTCGTCCAGGGCGTGGCGAACTACTTCAGCCCCCTGGCCGAGTTCCTCAAGCGGCGCGGTGCGCTGGTGGTGCTCACCTTCGTCCTGGTCCACAAGATCGGCGACACGCTGGCGAACCTCACGCTGCGCCTGCTCTTCGAGACGCTGGGGTTCACCAACGACGAGATCGCCTTCTACGACGTGGGCGTGGGCTTCGCGGCGCTTCTCGCGGGCGTCTTCGTGGGCGGCGTCCTGTCCGCGTCACTCGGCATGAAGCGATCGGTGCTCGTGAGCCTCGTGCTGATGGCGGTGTCGAACTTCAGCTTCGCGGCGCTCGCGGCCTACGGCCACAGCAATCTCGGGATGGCCGGCGCCATCGGCTTCGAGAACTTCGCCAGCGGGATCGGCGGCGTAACGGTGGTGGCGTATCTCTCGGCGCTGTGCAACCTGCGTTACACCGCCACGCAGTACGCGCTGCTGTCGGCGGCGGCCAGCATCGCCGGCCGCTTCCTGACGGCCACCACGGCGGGCTCGCTCATCGACGCGATGGGGTTCGTGAACTTCTACCTGCTGACCACGCTGGTCGCGTTCCCGGGCGTCGTGATCTACGCCGTCATGATCCGCTCCGGCCTGGCGGACGTCTCGATGGGCACGGCCGGCGTCGAGCCTGACTGAAGCCGGACCCGGACGCGCCCGGGCGGGTCAGGCCTCGCGTATCACGCGCTCGATGCGGCGGTCGGGCACCAGCCAGATCACGGCCACGGCCGCGTAGATCGCCAGCGACAGGGCCGGCATCGGCATCGCCACGAGGATGGCGATCACGTACAGGAGCGGCGAGAGGTTGCCCTTCCAGTCGCCGCCGACGGCCCGCTTCAAGAGCGACTCGGGGCCCTGCGCCGCGATGATCGTGCGCTGCAGCACCCAGTAGGCGATGGCCGCCATCAGCATCACCACGCCGTAGAGTGCCGTCGGCCAGGCCGTGAAGTGGTTCTCGCCCATCCACGCGGTGACGAACGGGACCAGCGAGAGCCAGAACAGCAGGTGCAGGTTCGCCCACAGGATGCCGCCGGTGACCTGTCTCACCGTGTGCAGCATGTGGTGGTGGTTGTTCCAGTAGATGCCGAGGTAGACGAAGCTCAGGACGTAGCTGAGGAACACGCCCCACAGCGGCTGGAGCGCCGCCGGCTCGTCGCCGTGCGGCACCTTCAACTCCAGCACCATGATGGTGATGATGATGGCGAGGACGCCGTCGCTGAAGGCTTCGAGCCGTCCCTTCCCCATCGGACCTACCGGGCCCGCATGAAGGCGATGACGTCGGCGGCGTCCTGCGGCGTCATCCGGAAGCGCGGCATCGGCGCCCGCGCGCGGGTGCCGTTGCGCCGGATGGCGCCCTCGGTGAGCAGGCGCACCGCCTGCTCGTCGGAGTAGCCCGGCAGCCCGGCGATGGGCGGCACCATCACCGGCCAGTCGGCCGGCCACGGCACGCGCGCCGGCATCGGGCCGCCGTGGAACCGCGTGGATTCGATGATGTTGCCCTCCGAGTCACGGGTGGAGTGGCACTCGGCGCAGTGCGCGATCGACTCGACGATGTAGCGCCCGTGCTCCACGTTCCCGACGACGGCCGCCGGCGGCGCCGCGGGCTTCTGCTGCGCCGAGACACCTCCGCCCGCCCACGCGTCCGACATCACCACCACTCCGAGGCACGCCAGCGCCCCCGCCCAGATCCGTACAGAACTCATGACCCCTCCCGCCGGCCGCCGGCCCCCAGGGACCGGCTCCGCGCGCCCATGAGGGTATCAGATGACCCACGAGGCCCGGTGCCCGGGCCCCGGGACCCGGGACCCTGGACCCGATGGGCGTCAGTAGTTGAACCAGTAACTGAACTTGACCAGGAAGGTGTTGTGCGCGGGGGTGGAGAAGAGGTCGCCGAAGTCGCGGCCGAAGCGGAAGTCGCCCCGGTCGCCGTCACCCTGGCGGCCCTGCTGCCAGACCACGAACAGCGAGGAGCCCGGCCGGTATTCCCAGCGCAGCACGTTGGTGGTGCGGAAGGAGCGGAAGTTGAAGTCCGCGTTGTCGTCGTAGGCGTACGGGCGGAAGCGGTCGTCGAAGGATCCGGCGCGGGCCGAGGCGAGCTCCGAGTAGTCCTCGTAGCGGCCGGCCGACACGAACGGCTCGGCGTAGCTCTGGAGCGACAGGTTCGGGCTGAGGGTGTAGTTGGCGCGGACGGTCATGGCCACGGTGCGCTGGCGCAGGCGGCCGAACACGTAGTGGACGCGGCCGTCGTCGTCGGTGACGTTCTCCACCCACTGGGCGTTGTCGTTGTTGCGGTTGTACCGGAATCCGGCCTCGACGCGGGCGGACTGGCTCGGGCGCCAGGTGAGCCGGGGGCTGGCGTTGAAGCTCGTGGAGCCGTCGGCGTTCCCGCCGACGAAGCCGTCGTAGCCCAGGAACACGCGCCGCCGATCGTCGGCCTGGACGTAGTGCCAGATGCCCCAGCCCTGGCCGGCCAGCACCGCCGGCCCGCCGCGGGTGGCGCGGTCGCGCAGCTCGGAGCCGTTCAGGTTCACGCCGAAGCCGTTGCGCCAGTTGTTCTGCCACTGCCAGTGCATGTTGATGTTGCCGCCGCTGTAGAGGCGGTCGCCGCCGAAGTTCCACCCCGCCCACTCGTTGAAGTTGATGGCGAAGGTCCGCTTGAAGCGGCCGGGGTTGTTGTCGCGCCACTGCACCCAGTGGCCGATCGTCCGTTCGTCCGCCCGGCGCTGGAAGCCCAGGTCGTTGGTCTCGAAGCCGGGACTCTTGTAACCGTAGTTGGCCGAGAAGCGCAGGCGCTCGCCGCCGATCTTCTGGAGGCTCACCGAGCCGGCGTGGCCCGTGAGCGACGTGGCGGCCGGGTCGTGGTCCAGGTAGTCCGCATCGGGCCGCTGGAAGTAGTGGACGGCGTTCTCCTGGAGGCGCGTGATGGCCTCGGCGTCGCCCGTGACGCGGCTGGCCGCCAGGAAGCCCTGCACGCTGTAGCGCTGCCAGACCCGCCAGTCGTAGTCCACGCCGCCGGCGAGGGACTGATCGCCGAGGAACCGCGTGTCGCCCGTGTTCTGCCGGGTCGTGCTCGTGAGCATCACGCCCAGGTTCGAGTTGTCGGCGAACTCGTGGCGGACGCGCATCACGTTGAACGACGTCAGCGGCTCCACCACCTGCTGGCGGCGCAGGGAGCCGGCCGCGATCGTCGCCCGTTCCTGCTGCGTGACGGCGCTCAGGGCGCCCACCGAGAACGCGCCCACGCGGCCCGTGAGCTTGGCCGCGCCCAGGATGGTGGCCGCCGTGGGTGAGGCGGAGTACTCGTCGTCGGCCGTGTCGGGCGATCCCTGCGGCGCGCGCCCGATCCGGCGCGAGTACAGGAGGCCCGTGCAGTTGCCGTCGTTGCAGTCCATGTTGAAGCGGAACACGCCGGAGCCTTCGACGAAGAACGGGCGCCGCTCGGAGAAGAACAACTCGAAGGCGCTCAGGTTGAGGGCCGCCGGGTCCGCTTCCACCTGGCCGAAGTCCGGGTTCAGGGTGGCCGTCAGGGTGAGGCCGGGGGTGACGGCGTACTTGAGGTCGAGGCCGAGCGCCGCGCCCGGGTCCGTCCGCGTGGACA contains these protein-coding regions:
- a CDS encoding MFS transporter; this encodes MSAPSTTTAPAGWRGRMPAGVRPYLEAAPLAAAFLGISSGFGFAMIAATLTTRLAQYGIRKSAVTAFALTFLAYNFKFLWAPFLDSVRVPVLWRYGQRRSWLWLVGVLLMAAVMYLGALNPVTSLPQVATAAILVGILGATFDIVIDAYRIELLEPRQLGVGSGMSQYGWRVGSAASGALALVVAARYGWAAAYTAATLFALPAMLAGAVMGEPARRQPPKPTTGLVQGVANYFSPLAEFLKRRGALVVLTFVLVHKIGDTLANLTLRLLFETLGFTNDEIAFYDVGVGFAALLAGVFVGGVLSASLGMKRSVLVSLVLMAVSNFSFAALAAYGHSNLGMAGAIGFENFASGIGGVTVVAYLSALCNLRYTATQYALLSAAASIAGRFLTATTAGSLIDAMGFVNFYLLTTLVAFPGVVIYAVMIRSGLADVSMGTAGVEPD
- a CDS encoding ArsA family ATPase — protein: MASFTGLLDREVLFFGGKGGVGKTTCAAATALAASRAGRRVLLVSTDPAHSTADIFERPIGPEPVELLPNLWGLEIDAATESARYVAEVKDRVRALFGHSILKEAFKQIDLAASMPGAEEVALFDRMGALIRGEDTRFDLVVFDTAPTGHTLRLVKMPELMDAWMRALARSRRAMLGVEGDDREDPILVSLNDRIDRLQRLRARLLSGRTSAFVLVLVPERLPIEETARALVQLDETGVKIGGLVVNRVLPTDTTDAFLQARRAQERVYLDEIETRFGSRPRVYLPQYPRDVYGLASLGPVADRLAEATGAQR
- a CDS encoding DUF5916 domain-containing protein is translated as MPSATAPKPSVPTVVLVAALSAVAAVPTLGATRAAAEAQAVSSGGPIVIDGRFDEPVWTSAPVIGEFVQREPAEGAEPSERTEARLAYDDGALYVAIRAFDRNPTGIVGLLTRRDESSPSDWVKVVVDSFHDRRTAYEFAVNPVGVKADRYYFNDGQDDSSWDAVWDVQVARDAEGWRAEFRIPFSQLRFAKGGGPVGLAIIRQIPRENEISTWPLIARSVNGFVSQFGDVTGIRPGGSGKRLELMPYSLGSLDVETKEAGNPLSTRTDPGAALGLDLKYAVTPGLTLTATLNPDFGQVEADPAALNLSAFELFFSERRPFFVEGSGVFRFNMDCNDGNCTGLLYSRRIGRAPQGSPDTADDEYSASPTAATILGAAKLTGRVGAFSVGALSAVTQQERATIAAGSLRRQQVVEPLTSFNVMRVRHEFADNSNLGVMLTSTTRQNTGDTRFLGDQSLAGGVDYDWRVWQRYSVQGFLAASRVTGDAEAITRLQENAVHYFQRPDADYLDHDPAATSLTGHAGSVSLQKIGGERLRFSANYGYKSPGFETNDLGFQRRADERTIGHWVQWRDNNPGRFKRTFAINFNEWAGWNFGGDRLYSGGNINMHWQWQNNWRNGFGVNLNGSELRDRATRGGPAVLAGQGWGIWHYVQADDRRRVFLGYDGFVGGNADGSTSFNASPRLTWRPSQSARVEAGFRYNRNNDNAQWVENVTDDDGRVHYVFGRLRQRTVAMTVRANYTLSPNLSLQSYAEPFVSAGRYEDYSELASARAGSFDDRFRPYAYDDNADFNFRSFRTTNVLRWEYRPGSSLFVVWQQGRQGDGDRGDFRFGRDFGDLFSTPAHNTFLVKFSYWFNY
- a CDS encoding cory-CC-star protein, with the translated sequence MSVRQNLRDFMHGLAYGRFEREMRLQAADLNDYFLLLCYMEVVGLPNPATFYLLDIYPHLLEQFHLWHRRMGMDRSPVGSLPCC
- a CDS encoding DinB family protein, which encodes MTIGRPQPGDYAPFYQPYLDASASVNDARELLNAQDGLLAAMAGWPEAKAAHRYAEGKWTVSQVVGHMADTERVFAYRLLRIARGDATPLAGFDEQAWQTVAGYDARSLAGVVAELAIVRRASRALIDSLDAAALEREGLANNLRVTAKALAWLIPGHFQHHAGILRDRYGLKV
- a CDS encoding TMEM175 family protein, with product MGKGRLEAFSDGVLAIIITIMVLELKVPHGDEPAALQPLWGVFLSYVLSFVYLGIYWNNHHHMLHTVRQVTGGILWANLHLLFWLSLVPFVTAWMGENHFTAWPTALYGVVMLMAAIAYWVLQRTIIAAQGPESLLKRAVGGDWKGNLSPLLYVIAILVAMPMPALSLAIYAAVAVIWLVPDRRIERVIREA
- a CDS encoding c-type cytochrome; amino-acid sequence: MSSVRIWAGALACLGVVVMSDAWAGGGVSAQQKPAAPPAAVVGNVEHGRYIVESIAHCAECHSTRDSEGNIIESTRFHGGPMPARVPWPADWPVMVPPIAGLPGYSDEQAVRLLTEGAIRRNGTRARAPMPRFRMTPQDAADVIAFMRAR